One region of Phragmites australis chromosome 18, lpPhrAust1.1, whole genome shotgun sequence genomic DNA includes:
- the LOC133898996 gene encoding golgin candidate 4-like isoform X1 — translation MRSSIATYRESLSRLAGEVDDAAADEDPATPSPARDGDNAPTPPSSGRRRRYSRSGPGAEPDEISKLKEDIQKLQASEAEIKALSFNYAAMLKEKEEQLGKLREENGSLKRSLESCKAVSANSNGNLERSPSRVQRSAVQGNSLNVSKQNGYDSGPPNGIQPNGLHPLTGYHKGNVLEEERTSFATKQASLENEIKQLKQQLRNNSKKETEMIRRLEDENKQNKFLQQQLNELNKRISTSMEELNKEPSEKKSDLRCVQYELSRRDKEHISDASLQSLRSMVMALQKENSDLKIEKVRLEADLKSMKSTPQKTVESTSDINKYYDSEKVKEEMASLKRALQDASHEREKAVQDLARLKQHLLDKDIEDQEKMDEDSKLIEELRVMCEQRRAHIMQLERALKVEMAKQEESKNIINEEHQRSNEQIEDLKYKLASCMSALESKNVELLNLQTALGQYYAESEAKERLGGDLTIAREELAKLSESLKVANQMIEISRREKEDIATKLLQAERMLADGKRSMQKLEDGNSRLRHALEQSMTTVNRMSLDSDNSVDRRIVIKLLVTYFQRNHSKEVLDLIVRMLGFSEEDKQRIGLAQNSAGKGVVRGVLGLPGRLVGGIVGGNSAGKSTQASQDSQSFADLWVDFLLKETEERDKQEREKREASRLSQEESQAATSTSNPLSAQQSQHPANLAPGPSTRPHLFSRPDSEFSTVPLTSSTYSSAQTPFSRPPPR, via the exons ATGCGGAGCTCCATCGCGACCTACCGCGAGAGCCTCTCCCGGCTCGCCGGCGAGGTCGATGACGCCGCAGCAGACGAGGACCCCGCGACGCCGTCTCCGGCGAGGGACGGGGACAACGCGCCCACGCCTCCGTCttcggggaggcggcggcggtacTCCCGCTCCGGTCCCGGTGCCGAGCCCGACGAG ATTTCTAAACTGAAGGAAGACATTCAAAAGCTTCAAGCTTCGGAGGCTGAAATAAAGGCATTATCTTTCAATTATGCTGCAATGTTGAAGGAAAAAGAG GAACAACTGGGAAAACTTCGTGAAGAAAATGGCTCACTTAAAAGAAGTTTGGAGAGCTGTAAGGCAGTTTCAGCCAATTCTAAT GGTAATTTGGAAAGATCACCTAGTAGAGTGCAAAGAAGTGCAGTTCAGGGAAATTCATTGAATGTCTCCAAGCAGAATGGATACGATAGTGGTCCTCCGAACGGTATCCAGCCAAATGGTCTGCATCCCTTGACAGGGTATCATAAG GGAAATGTATTGGAGGAAGAGAGAACGTCCTTTGCTACCAAGCAGGCTAGTCTTGAAAACGAAATCAAACAATTGAAACAGCAACTGAGGAATAATTCCAAGAAAGAAACTGAAATGATAAGGAGGCTAGAAG ATGAAAACAAGCAGAATAAATTTCTTCAGCAGCAACTAAATGAACTCAACAAGAGG ATATCAACTAGCATGGAAGAGCTAAATAAGGAACCTAGTGAGAAGAAATCAGACTTGAGATGTGTGCAATATGAGCTGAGCAGAAGGGACAAGGAGCACATATCGGATGCATCTCTTCAGAGCCTAAGAAGTATGGTGATGGCTCTACAGAAGGAGAACTCTGATCTAAAG ATAGAGAAAGTCAGGCTTGAGGCAGACCTCAAAAGTATGAAGAGTACCCCACAAAAAACTGTCGAGAGTACATCAGATATTAACAAGTATTATGATTCGGAAAAG GTTAAGGAAGAGATGGCTTCATTGAAGAGAGCATTACAGGACGCTTCccatgagagagagaaagcagtGCAGGATTTGGCTCGGCTGAAGCAGCATTTGTTAGATAAG GACattgaggaccaagaaaagatggatgaagataGTAAACTCATTGAAGAACTGCGGGTAATGTGTGAGCAGCGAAGGGCTCACATAATGCAGTTAGAGAGGGCTTTAAAGGTTGAGATGGCAAAGCAGGAGGAGAGCAAAAATATCATAAATGAAGAACACCAGAGATCAAATGAACAAATAGAAGATTTGAAGTACAAGCTTGCAAGCTGTATGAGTGCACTTGAATCGAAAAACGTGGAGCTGCTTAATCTTCAGACTGCCCTTGGACAGTACTATGCTGAGAGTGAAGCCAAG GAACGGCTTGGAGGTGATTTAACTATTGCTAGGGAAGAATTGGCTAAGCTGTCAGAGTCATTGAAG GTGGCAAATCAAATGATTGAAATTTCAAGAAGGGAGAAGGAAGATATAGCTACCAAACTTCTACAAGCAGAGAGGATGTTAGCAGATGGGAAGCGCTCCATGCAGAAGCTTGAGGATGGCAATTCAAGATTGCGACATGCGCTAGAACAAAGCATGACAACAGTCAATAGGATGTCACTAGATTCAGATAACTCTGTTGACAG GAGGATTGTGATCAAACTGCTTGTCACTTACTTCCAACGGAATCACAGCAAAGAG GTTTTGGACCTTATTGTTCGCATGCTTGGCTTCTCCGAGGAAGACAAGCAAAGGATTGGTCTTGCACAAAATAGTGCTGGCAAGGGTGTTGTCCGTGGTGTTTTGGGTCTCCCGGGACGCCTAGTCGGAGGAATTGTTGGTGGAAATTCAGCCGGCAAATCTACTCAAGCATCTCAGGATAGCCAG TCATTTGCAGACCTATGGGTGGACTTTCTGCTCAAGGAGACTGAAGAAAGGGATAAACAAGAAAGGGAGAAACGAGAAGCTTCAAGGCTGTCGCAGGAAGAGAGCCAAGCTGCCACTAGTACCAGTAATCCGTTGAGTGCGCAACAATCACAGCATCCCGCAAACCTTGCACCTGGCCCTTCGACAAGGCCGCATCTGTTCAGTCGTCCGGACTCCGAATTTTCAACAGTTCCACTCACATCATCGACATACTCATCAGCGCAGACTCCGTTCTCGAGACCACCTCCAAGATGA
- the LOC133898996 gene encoding golgin candidate 4-like isoform X2, producing the protein MAHLKEVWRAGNLERSPSRVQRSAVQGNSLNVSKQNGYDSGPPNGIQPNGLHPLTGYHKGNVLEEERTSFATKQASLENEIKQLKQQLRNNSKKETEMIRRLEDENKQNKFLQQQLNELNKRISTSMEELNKEPSEKKSDLRCVQYELSRRDKEHISDASLQSLRSMVMALQKENSDLKIEKVRLEADLKSMKSTPQKTVESTSDINKYYDSEKVKEEMASLKRALQDASHEREKAVQDLARLKQHLLDKDIEDQEKMDEDSKLIEELRVMCEQRRAHIMQLERALKVEMAKQEESKNIINEEHQRSNEQIEDLKYKLASCMSALESKNVELLNLQTALGQYYAESEAKERLGGDLTIAREELAKLSESLKVANQMIEISRREKEDIATKLLQAERMLADGKRSMQKLEDGNSRLRHALEQSMTTVNRMSLDSDNSVDRRIVIKLLVTYFQRNHSKEVLDLIVRMLGFSEEDKQRIGLAQNSAGKGVVRGVLGLPGRLVGGIVGGNSAGKSTQASQDSQSFADLWVDFLLKETEERDKQEREKREASRLSQEESQAATSTSNPLSAQQSQHPANLAPGPSTRPHLFSRPDSEFSTVPLTSSTYSSAQTPFSRPPPR; encoded by the exons ATGGCTCACTTAAAAGAAGTTTGGAGAGCT GGTAATTTGGAAAGATCACCTAGTAGAGTGCAAAGAAGTGCAGTTCAGGGAAATTCATTGAATGTCTCCAAGCAGAATGGATACGATAGTGGTCCTCCGAACGGTATCCAGCCAAATGGTCTGCATCCCTTGACAGGGTATCATAAG GGAAATGTATTGGAGGAAGAGAGAACGTCCTTTGCTACCAAGCAGGCTAGTCTTGAAAACGAAATCAAACAATTGAAACAGCAACTGAGGAATAATTCCAAGAAAGAAACTGAAATGATAAGGAGGCTAGAAG ATGAAAACAAGCAGAATAAATTTCTTCAGCAGCAACTAAATGAACTCAACAAGAGG ATATCAACTAGCATGGAAGAGCTAAATAAGGAACCTAGTGAGAAGAAATCAGACTTGAGATGTGTGCAATATGAGCTGAGCAGAAGGGACAAGGAGCACATATCGGATGCATCTCTTCAGAGCCTAAGAAGTATGGTGATGGCTCTACAGAAGGAGAACTCTGATCTAAAG ATAGAGAAAGTCAGGCTTGAGGCAGACCTCAAAAGTATGAAGAGTACCCCACAAAAAACTGTCGAGAGTACATCAGATATTAACAAGTATTATGATTCGGAAAAG GTTAAGGAAGAGATGGCTTCATTGAAGAGAGCATTACAGGACGCTTCccatgagagagagaaagcagtGCAGGATTTGGCTCGGCTGAAGCAGCATTTGTTAGATAAG GACattgaggaccaagaaaagatggatgaagataGTAAACTCATTGAAGAACTGCGGGTAATGTGTGAGCAGCGAAGGGCTCACATAATGCAGTTAGAGAGGGCTTTAAAGGTTGAGATGGCAAAGCAGGAGGAGAGCAAAAATATCATAAATGAAGAACACCAGAGATCAAATGAACAAATAGAAGATTTGAAGTACAAGCTTGCAAGCTGTATGAGTGCACTTGAATCGAAAAACGTGGAGCTGCTTAATCTTCAGACTGCCCTTGGACAGTACTATGCTGAGAGTGAAGCCAAG GAACGGCTTGGAGGTGATTTAACTATTGCTAGGGAAGAATTGGCTAAGCTGTCAGAGTCATTGAAG GTGGCAAATCAAATGATTGAAATTTCAAGAAGGGAGAAGGAAGATATAGCTACCAAACTTCTACAAGCAGAGAGGATGTTAGCAGATGGGAAGCGCTCCATGCAGAAGCTTGAGGATGGCAATTCAAGATTGCGACATGCGCTAGAACAAAGCATGACAACAGTCAATAGGATGTCACTAGATTCAGATAACTCTGTTGACAG GAGGATTGTGATCAAACTGCTTGTCACTTACTTCCAACGGAATCACAGCAAAGAG GTTTTGGACCTTATTGTTCGCATGCTTGGCTTCTCCGAGGAAGACAAGCAAAGGATTGGTCTTGCACAAAATAGTGCTGGCAAGGGTGTTGTCCGTGGTGTTTTGGGTCTCCCGGGACGCCTAGTCGGAGGAATTGTTGGTGGAAATTCAGCCGGCAAATCTACTCAAGCATCTCAGGATAGCCAG TCATTTGCAGACCTATGGGTGGACTTTCTGCTCAAGGAGACTGAAGAAAGGGATAAACAAGAAAGGGAGAAACGAGAAGCTTCAAGGCTGTCGCAGGAAGAGAGCCAAGCTGCCACTAGTACCAGTAATCCGTTGAGTGCGCAACAATCACAGCATCCCGCAAACCTTGCACCTGGCCCTTCGACAAGGCCGCATCTGTTCAGTCGTCCGGACTCCGAATTTTCAACAGTTCCACTCACATCATCGACATACTCATCAGCGCAGACTCCGTTCTCGAGACCACCTCCAAGATGA